In Cognatishimia sp. WU-CL00825, one genomic interval encodes:
- a CDS encoding DUF6500 family protein, with the protein MRATLRAKAIAICDKKIAQKGETVGLSFYAFFANKNDDPDLLMEAAEWWIKTHKLDHFEKAAKIRNLISSGT; encoded by the coding sequence ATGAGAGCCACGTTAAGAGCCAAGGCAATCGCAATTTGTGACAAGAAGATTGCCCAGAAAGGAGAGACTGTTGGTCTCTCTTTCTATGCGTTTTTTGCCAATAAAAATGACGATCCCGATTTGCTTATGGAAGCGGCTGAATGGTGGATCAAAACCCACAAATTGGACCATTTTGAAAAGGCCGCGAAAATTAGGAACCTGATCAGTTCAGGCACCTAA